The proteins below are encoded in one region of Desulfatirhabdium butyrativorans DSM 18734:
- a CDS encoding FecCD family ABC transporter permease, with protein MIGLSTITQRQATGSISVRYRAGVRKKWLLFGAFVLAIVLLAGFAVSRGAYAVSLRTLLDVLLGEADGPARTVLLSIRLPRVCAALSCGWALAISGLVIQSLLKNPLGSASTLGISQGAAFGAALSIVLFHAGMQTVTLAAFLGAIVTTVIILFLARIKKLSAEAVILAGVALSALFSSATILVQYLATEIQLAIVVFWTFGDVGRPNWPQILIMAIAAAGSTLYFAFLRWALNAIASGEDTARGLGVGVERVRLFGMMAVALVAAFATAFHGVIAFVGLIAPHIARRLVGDDHGLLIAFSGVIGALLLLAADTFGRVVVGSASIPVGVITSFLGAPMFLYLLIRGYR; from the coding sequence ATGATCGGCTTATCCACCATAACCCAACGGCAGGCAACCGGTTCGATCTCGGTCCGTTATCGGGCGGGCGTCCGCAAGAAATGGCTGCTCTTTGGCGCCTTCGTCCTGGCCATTGTCCTGCTGGCGGGCTTTGCCGTGAGCCGGGGCGCCTACGCCGTCAGCCTGAGGACGCTCCTGGATGTCCTGCTCGGCGAGGCCGATGGCCCCGCCCGGACCGTGCTGCTGTCCATCCGGCTGCCCCGGGTGTGCGCGGCGCTTTCCTGCGGCTGGGCTCTGGCCATTTCGGGCCTGGTGATTCAGTCCCTGCTCAAAAACCCGCTGGGTTCGGCATCGACGCTGGGGATCAGCCAGGGTGCCGCCTTCGGCGCAGCGCTTTCCATCGTCCTGTTCCATGCGGGCATGCAAACCGTGACCCTGGCCGCCTTTCTCGGCGCCATCGTCACCACCGTCATCATCCTGTTTCTGGCCCGCATCAAGAAACTCTCCGCAGAAGCCGTCATCCTGGCGGGTGTGGCGCTCTCCGCCCTTTTCTCATCGGCCACCATCCTGGTCCAGTATCTGGCCACAGAAATCCAGCTTGCCATCGTCGTGTTCTGGACCTTCGGGGATGTGGGCCGGCCCAACTGGCCGCAGATTCTGATCATGGCCATCGCCGCTGCGGGCTCGACGCTCTATTTCGCGTTTCTGCGCTGGGCCCTCAACGCCATCGCATCCGGTGAAGACACGGCCCGGGGGCTTGGGGTCGGGGTGGAGCGGGTGCGGCTTTTCGGCATGATGGCCGTTGCCCTGGTGGCAGCCTTTGCGACCGCGTTTCACGGGGTGATCGCCTTTGTCGGATTGATTGCCCCGCATATCGCCCGCAGGCTGGTTGGCGACGATCACGGCCTTCTCATTGCCTTCTCCGGTGTGATCGGCGCCCTGCTGCTTCTGGCGGCGGATACCTTCGGCCGGGTGGTGGTCGGCAGCGCTTCCATCCCGGTCGGTGTCATCACCTCCTTTCTGGGCGCGCCCATGTTTCTGTATCTGTTGATACGAGGCTATCGATGA
- a CDS encoding ABC transporter ATP-binding protein encodes MNIAVDQIGFSYNGKPILQQIAFGLEPGTFCCILGVNGAGKSTLLKCLNRILSPQSGTVLLDERSIQDLRRNEIAKLVGYVPQRNPEVRLTVFEAVLLGRKPHIQFSVRAEDHRIVERVIEQTGLQEMALRPVSELSGGEAQKVVIARALAQEPRLLLLDEPTSNLDLRNQLDVLQLVRHIVDSRGLSAIVAIHDLNLALRCADRLIFLKDHRVFSIVGKDEIDEGILEAVYGVRVAIREVEGHRVVVPL; translated from the coding sequence ATGAACATCGCGGTGGATCAGATCGGATTTTCCTACAACGGCAAGCCCATCCTGCAGCAGATTGCCTTCGGTCTGGAGCCGGGTACGTTCTGCTGCATCCTCGGGGTCAACGGCGCCGGAAAATCGACCCTGCTCAAATGCCTCAACCGCATTCTCTCACCGCAAAGCGGCACGGTGCTTCTGGACGAGCGATCCATCCAGGATCTGCGGCGAAACGAGATTGCGAAGCTGGTGGGGTATGTGCCGCAGCGCAATCCGGAAGTGCGGCTGACGGTTTTCGAGGCCGTGCTGCTCGGCAGAAAACCGCACATTCAATTTTCGGTGCGTGCTGAAGATCACCGGATCGTCGAGCGGGTGATCGAGCAGACCGGGCTCCAGGAAATGGCCCTGCGGCCGGTGAGCGAGCTGAGCGGCGGTGAGGCCCAGAAAGTGGTGATTGCCCGGGCCCTGGCCCAGGAACCCCGGCTCTTGCTGCTGGATGAGCCGACCAGCAATCTCGATCTGCGCAACCAGCTCGACGTGCTGCAGCTTGTCCGCCACATCGTGGATTCCCGGGGGCTGTCGGCCATCGTGGCTATCCATGACCTGAATCTGGCCCTGCGTTGCGCCGATCGTCTGATTTTCCTCAAGGACCATCGTGTCTTTTCCATTGTCGGCAAAGACGAGATCGACGAAGGCATTCTGGAGGCCGTCTATGGGGTGCGGGTGGCCATCCGGGAAGTGGAAGGGCACCGGGTGGTGGTACCGCTGTAG
- a CDS encoding ABC transporter substrate-binding protein — MKRIWLVLTVVLMLVCPLGRMASLQAMDVTDMAGRTVTFRETPRRILCLGPGALRLIVYLDAASLVCGIEEMEKTMGAVSRPYAIAHPELLKLPNCGPGGPASINKKPDLEVILATNPDALFVTYMDAALADATQQTLGLPVFVLNYGAFATFDTVVFDTLRVAGKVLDRSARAEKVIAGIEALRADLDRRTANRTDRPGVYVGGIGYRGAFGIESTEKHYIPFDWVHARNLAEGLQAKIGTHVFIDKEILLNLDPDCIFLDGGGAALIREDFDKHPDFYGTLGAFRKGQVYWLLPFNSYATNVDTALADAYAIGKILYPQAFADIEPEKKADEIYTLLVGKPVYAEMKKTYGAIGRKWHP; from the coding sequence ATGAAACGAATTTGGCTGGTTTTGACAGTAGTGCTGATGCTGGTTTGCCCGCTGGGCAGGATGGCTTCCCTCCAGGCGATGGATGTCACCGATATGGCGGGCCGGACGGTGACGTTCCGGGAAACGCCCAGGCGCATCCTGTGCCTGGGGCCGGGCGCCCTGCGCCTGATCGTCTATCTGGATGCCGCATCGCTGGTCTGCGGCATCGAGGAGATGGAAAAAACGATGGGCGCCGTATCCCGCCCCTATGCCATCGCCCATCCGGAGCTGCTGAAGCTGCCGAACTGCGGCCCCGGCGGCCCGGCGTCCATCAACAAGAAACCCGATCTGGAAGTGATTCTCGCAACGAATCCCGATGCCCTGTTCGTAACCTACATGGATGCGGCTTTGGCGGATGCCACCCAGCAGACGCTGGGGCTGCCGGTCTTTGTCCTCAATTACGGCGCGTTCGCCACCTTCGATACGGTTGTCTTCGATACGCTCCGGGTGGCCGGCAAAGTGCTCGATCGCTCGGCGCGGGCCGAGAAGGTGATTGCCGGCATCGAGGCGCTGCGGGCCGATCTGGATCGCAGGACTGCAAACAGGACCGACCGACCCGGCGTCTATGTGGGCGGCATCGGGTATCGCGGCGCTTTCGGCATCGAGAGCACGGAAAAGCATTACATTCCGTTTGACTGGGTCCATGCCCGCAACTTGGCTGAAGGGCTCCAGGCCAAAATCGGCACCCATGTCTTCATCGACAAGGAAATCCTGCTCAATCTCGATCCGGATTGCATTTTTCTCGATGGCGGCGGCGCTGCCCTGATCCGGGAGGATTTCGACAAGCATCCGGATTTCTATGGAACTCTCGGGGCCTTCCGGAAAGGGCAGGTGTACTGGCTGCTGCCGTTCAACTCCTATGCCACCAATGTGGATACGGCGCTGGCCGATGCCTATGCCATCGGCAAAATCCTGTATCCGCAGGCCTTCGCAGATATCGAACCCGAGAAGAAGGCCGATGAGATCTACACGCTTCTGGTGGGAAAGCCGGTGTATGCGGAAATGAAAAAAACATACGGGGCGATTGGCCGCAAATGGCATCCATGA
- a CDS encoding FmdE family protein translates to MHAETVMNQSDFKQCASFHGHVCPGLSMGYRAAKLAMEKLGLTRSEDEEIVAIVETDACSADAVQVLTGCTFGKGNLIYRDYGKNVLTILDRTSGKAVRVSTKPAAYQPDPVHMALIQKAIAGTATPEEMKQFEEKHAERTRQVLEAPAETLFDARFVEIDLPSKARIEPSKPCERCQEPVMQSKLVEVGGKRLCRECAGKEGGR, encoded by the coding sequence ATGCATGCAGAAACCGTCATGAACCAATCCGATTTCAAGCAGTGTGCTTCCTTTCACGGCCACGTCTGCCCGGGCCTGTCGATGGGGTACCGGGCAGCCAAGCTGGCGATGGAGAAACTCGGGCTGACCCGCTCGGAAGACGAGGAAATCGTTGCCATCGTCGAAACCGATGCCTGCTCCGCCGATGCCGTCCAGGTGCTGACCGGATGTACCTTCGGAAAGGGCAACCTGATTTATCGGGACTACGGGAAAAATGTCCTGACCATTCTGGATCGCACCAGCGGGAAGGCCGTCCGTGTCTCGACGAAACCGGCCGCCTACCAGCCCGATCCGGTCCACATGGCGCTGATCCAGAAGGCGATTGCGGGAACGGCGACGCCGGAGGAGATGAAGCAGTTTGAGGAAAAGCACGCCGAGCGCACCCGGCAGGTGCTCGAAGCGCCTGCAGAAACGCTCTTTGACGCCCGCTTTGTCGAGATCGATTTGCCCAGCAAGGCGCGGATCGAGCCGAGCAAACCCTGCGAGCGGTGCCAGGAACCGGTGATGCAGAGCAAACTGGTCGAGGTCGGCGGGAAACGCCTCTGCCGGGAATGCGCCGGAAAGGAGGGCGGCAGATGA
- a CDS encoding TonB-dependent receptor — protein MSKPAILILILLLFAIPAGAADAPATLDTIVVTGDKIIAPTKQTNETVYTGDEVTRKGIEMQGAKAKTSIYQAIDAIPGISLEGTDPYGLAAEQESIRVRGVRGFLGAMTVEGIPNYGGNPMGPREYIYDTEGLESIAVYKGAVPADLGTGVGARAGAIELRPKWPKDRFGAEISQALGSDAYTRTFLRMDSGAVPNLDTRLSLSYSYTEADKWKGEGTLGPRNNFNAMLSQPVWQGQQVKLWMNVNSFKQNLYNSLSYAQTQDLDRYFYRDYNPRLTGNKAQDIYYYDYNRGDYQNRDVFSIVPFTLADSFDVSLKPYYSKENSEIWQGVTSSGGLIQKRIRDIERYGLISQIDRNFGPVRAALGYWVESGDMKILTQNYDPLSLLYKGYGIYTVSDGDGIVNSPFMKLSGTIDRFDWQAGMKYFRYDEPSSIGFVTDSKTTALVRAGDLDRDSRTYDAWLPSLGLGYNLTDALQIYSSYGRNQIRPYSYVPLINLYNANRATFQKAGVTLADMFSGYDMEITDNVELGVRWREEMFEIMPALFYAKHDKLLTTVYDPRVNQSYQQNIGKATGYGLDVETNVFLGKSWTIFFNPCYSVLSYDDDLTYQGKTLYVKDNQVVDTPRWLIKSGIIYRWEQLEIVPMLRYIGERYGDAEHKEEIGGYTVADLKMGYTMKDILWSRQVKFSLQFLNLFDRRYISMINASDDSRSGSTSYSAGAPFTTLAMASIEF, from the coding sequence ATGAGCAAACCGGCCATCCTTATCCTGATTCTCCTGCTGTTTGCCATCCCGGCTGGCGCGGCCGATGCGCCCGCCACACTGGATACAATTGTTGTCACCGGTGATAAAATCATCGCGCCGACCAAGCAGACGAACGAGACGGTCTATACCGGGGACGAGGTCACCCGGAAAGGCATCGAGATGCAGGGCGCAAAGGCCAAAACCAGCATCTATCAGGCCATCGACGCCATTCCGGGGATCAGCCTGGAGGGCACCGATCCCTATGGCCTTGCGGCCGAGCAGGAAAGCATCCGGGTCCGCGGGGTGCGCGGATTTCTGGGGGCGATGACGGTGGAGGGGATTCCAAATTACGGCGGGAATCCCATGGGCCCGCGGGAATACATCTACGATACCGAGGGGCTCGAAAGCATCGCCGTTTACAAGGGCGCGGTCCCGGCTGATCTGGGCACGGGTGTAGGCGCACGCGCCGGCGCCATCGAGCTCCGGCCCAAATGGCCAAAGGACCGGTTCGGCGCTGAAATCAGCCAGGCCCTTGGCTCGGATGCCTATACCCGCACCTTTCTGCGCATGGATTCCGGTGCCGTTCCGAACCTGGATACCCGGCTTTCCCTGTCCTATTCCTATACCGAGGCGGACAAATGGAAGGGTGAAGGCACCCTCGGGCCCCGGAACAATTTCAATGCCATGCTCAGCCAGCCGGTGTGGCAGGGCCAGCAGGTGAAGCTGTGGATGAATGTCAACAGCTTCAAACAGAATCTCTACAATTCCCTGAGCTATGCCCAGACGCAGGATCTGGATCGCTATTTCTACCGGGACTACAACCCCCGCCTGACCGGGAACAAGGCCCAGGATATCTATTATTACGACTACAACCGCGGGGATTACCAGAACCGGGACGTCTTTTCCATCGTTCCCTTTACCCTTGCCGACAGCTTCGATGTCAGCCTCAAGCCCTATTACAGCAAGGAGAATTCCGAAATCTGGCAGGGCGTGACCTCATCGGGCGGCCTCATTCAGAAACGCATCCGCGATATCGAACGCTACGGCCTGATCTCCCAGATCGATCGTAATTTCGGGCCGGTGAGGGCTGCGCTGGGGTACTGGGTGGAGTCCGGCGACATGAAAATCCTCACCCAGAACTACGATCCGCTGAGCCTGCTCTACAAGGGGTATGGCATTTATACGGTAAGTGACGGGGATGGCATCGTGAACAGCCCCTTCATGAAGCTCTCCGGCACGATCGATCGTTTCGACTGGCAGGCGGGCATGAAGTATTTCCGATACGATGAGCCGTCGAGCATCGGTTTCGTTACGGACAGCAAGACAACGGCGCTGGTGCGGGCGGGCGATCTGGACCGGGATTCCCGGACGTATGACGCGTGGCTGCCGTCCCTGGGCCTGGGCTACAACCTGACCGATGCGCTACAGATCTATTCAAGCTACGGCAGAAACCAGATCCGGCCCTACAGCTATGTCCCCCTGATCAATCTCTACAACGCCAACCGGGCCACGTTCCAGAAGGCAGGTGTTACGCTTGCGGACATGTTCAGCGGCTACGATATGGAGATCACGGACAATGTCGAGCTCGGGGTTCGCTGGCGGGAGGAGATGTTCGAGATCATGCCAGCCCTGTTCTACGCAAAGCACGACAAGCTCCTGACAACGGTTTATGACCCCAGGGTGAACCAGAGCTACCAGCAGAACATCGGCAAGGCGACCGGCTACGGGCTGGATGTGGAGACGAACGTCTTTCTGGGGAAATCCTGGACCATTTTCTTCAACCCCTGCTACAGCGTGCTGAGCTACGACGACGATCTCACCTACCAGGGCAAGACCCTGTATGTGAAGGACAACCAGGTGGTGGACACACCCAGATGGCTCATCAAATCGGGGATCATCTACCGCTGGGAGCAGCTTGAAATCGTTCCGATGCTGCGCTACATCGGCGAGCGGTACGGGGATGCCGAGCACAAGGAGGAGATCGGCGGCTACACCGTTGCGGACCTCAAGATGGGCTATACGATGAAGGACATCCTCTGGTCCCGGCAGGTGAAATTTTCGCTGCAGTTTCTGAATCTCTTCGATCGGCGTTACATTTCCATGATCAATGCATCCGATGATTCCCGCTCCGGCTCCACAAGCTATTCCGCCGGCGCTCCGTTTACCACGCTGGCCATGGCATCGATCGAATTTTAG
- a CDS encoding aldehyde ferredoxin oxidoreductase family protein, whose amino-acid sequence MIVLPAGWERTTMMHGNTGKIITVDLSKQRIEIETLPEHIYRTYVGGSGLAAKLFWDRACWDTDPLSPQAMLMFLNGPFAGLKLSGASRFSAAARSPLTGAWADSSCGGYAAPELRYAGYDGIVLTGKAAEPVMLIIDDDAIRLEPAGKYWGKGITESTRALKQDFGKNWRTLVIGPAGENLVPYACILNEAHHAFGRTGMGAVMGSKHLKAILIHASKKQMALADPEGFETLRGELNPRIKDALASDVLRVNGTAANLEGGVYTGDVPIRNFTSNFWQEMGEALTGSMLTETYLTHQSACAYCAIACKRNVEIPDGPWAIEKGPGPEYETIVSLGSLIGSMDLAAVCKAGRLCNDLGLDTITTGATIAWAMEAFEKHDLLPADTEGVELHWGDMETVVHRLIPDIASRKGALGKLLSLGSAAAARFIGKGASYTAHAKGLEVPAHDPRGGGHGLALTYAISPRGACHVAFPMLFMEMGACYYPEIGFEFELEPKSAENKPEAAAIAVALGSIENSACYCQFADREITIPEWVALFNTVPGYGWEIEDMMNAGKRIFYLKRLINYRLGKTARDDVLTPRILEPARDGEPEGIEIDFEGMKSRFYELMQMDTEKGIPVPDALKALDMGEEASAVWA is encoded by the coding sequence ATGATCGTTTTACCGGCGGGTTGGGAAAGGACAACGATGATGCATGGCAATACCGGAAAAATCATTACCGTGGATTTATCGAAGCAACGGATCGAAATCGAAACCTTACCCGAACATATCTACCGCACGTATGTCGGCGGAAGCGGTCTTGCCGCGAAGCTCTTCTGGGACCGGGCCTGCTGGGACACAGATCCCCTCTCCCCTCAGGCCATGCTGATGTTTCTGAACGGCCCGTTTGCCGGTTTGAAACTCTCGGGCGCCAGCCGGTTTTCGGCTGCAGCCCGCTCACCGCTTACAGGCGCCTGGGCGGATTCTTCCTGCGGCGGTTACGCGGCCCCGGAGTTGCGTTATGCCGGATATGACGGGATTGTGCTGACCGGAAAGGCCGCAGAGCCCGTCATGCTGATCATCGATGACGATGCCATCCGCCTGGAGCCGGCAGGGAAATACTGGGGCAAAGGAATCACGGAGAGTACCCGGGCCCTGAAGCAGGACTTCGGCAAGAATTGGCGGACCCTCGTGATCGGGCCTGCGGGTGAAAATCTGGTACCCTACGCCTGTATCCTGAACGAAGCCCATCATGCTTTTGGCAGGACGGGCATGGGCGCCGTGATGGGATCCAAACATCTCAAGGCGATCCTGATTCATGCATCGAAAAAACAGATGGCACTGGCCGATCCGGAAGGCTTCGAGACCCTGCGCGGCGAACTCAACCCCCGGATCAAGGATGCCCTGGCCTCCGATGTCCTGCGTGTCAACGGAACGGCAGCCAATCTCGAAGGCGGCGTATATACCGGAGATGTGCCGATTCGCAATTTCACATCCAATTTCTGGCAGGAAATGGGGGAAGCGCTGACCGGAAGCATGCTGACGGAAACATACCTCACGCATCAAAGCGCCTGTGCCTACTGCGCCATCGCCTGCAAGCGCAATGTCGAAATTCCCGATGGGCCGTGGGCAATCGAAAAAGGACCGGGGCCAGAGTACGAAACCATCGTCTCCCTGGGGTCCCTCATCGGATCGATGGATTTGGCGGCGGTGTGCAAGGCAGGCCGGCTGTGCAACGATCTGGGCCTGGACACCATCACGACGGGGGCCACCATCGCCTGGGCCATGGAGGCTTTCGAAAAACACGATCTGTTGCCCGCAGATACGGAAGGTGTTGAGCTGCACTGGGGGGATATGGAAACGGTCGTCCACCGGCTGATCCCGGATATCGCCAGCCGAAAAGGGGCGCTGGGCAAACTGCTTTCACTGGGCAGCGCGGCTGCCGCCCGTTTCATCGGAAAAGGCGCATCCTACACGGCACATGCCAAGGGCCTGGAGGTGCCTGCCCACGATCCGAGAGGCGGCGGGCACGGACTTGCCCTGACCTATGCCATCAGCCCCAGAGGTGCCTGCCATGTGGCTTTCCCGATGCTCTTCATGGAAATGGGGGCCTGCTATTATCCCGAAATCGGATTCGAATTCGAACTGGAACCCAAAAGCGCCGAAAACAAACCCGAAGCGGCCGCAATCGCCGTGGCTCTCGGATCGATTGAAAACAGCGCCTGTTATTGCCAGTTTGCGGACAGGGAGATCACCATCCCCGAATGGGTGGCCCTGTTCAATACGGTGCCTGGATACGGTTGGGAAATCGAAGACATGATGAATGCGGGAAAGCGCATTTTCTACCTCAAGCGGCTCATCAATTACCGCCTGGGGAAAACCGCCCGGGACGATGTCCTGACACCCCGCATCCTGGAGCCTGCACGGGATGGTGAGCCAGAAGGCATCGAAATCGATTTCGAGGGAATGAAAAGCCGGTTCTACGAACTGATGCAGATGGACACCGAAAAAGGCATTCCCGTACCCGATGCCCTGAAGGCACTCGACATGGGAGAGGAAGCATCGGCGGTTTGGGCTTGA
- a CDS encoding SCP2 sterol-binding domain-containing protein: protein MEYWKNEEEPIRAFLKLFESAANDEELATGLKKVNQLIWFDYTENGPNCSFWVDCRNGKLAVGPGKPAEEPDMTMSLSADDAHRSWSNKLNPVMAITRRKIRVKGSATGLLKLAPKLKKVAQIYEGALRELGWEDKILK, encoded by the coding sequence ATGGAATACTGGAAAAATGAAGAAGAACCGATTCGGGCATTTCTGAAACTGTTCGAATCAGCCGCCAACGACGAAGAGTTGGCAACGGGATTGAAGAAAGTCAACCAACTCATCTGGTTCGATTACACGGAAAACGGGCCCAACTGCTCCTTCTGGGTGGACTGCCGAAACGGCAAGCTCGCTGTCGGCCCCGGAAAACCGGCCGAAGAGCCCGATATGACGATGAGTCTCTCAGCGGACGACGCCCATCGCTCCTGGTCAAACAAACTGAATCCGGTCATGGCCATCACCCGCAGAAAAATCCGGGTCAAGGGCTCCGCAACGGGGCTGCTGAAACTGGCCCCGAAATTGAAAAAAGTCGCCCAGATTTATGAAGGCGCGCTTCGGGAGTTGGGCTGGGAAGACAAGATTCTCAAATGA
- a CDS encoding iron-containing alcohol dehydrogenase, with amino-acid sequence MQYPDLELNPFFTWSNRPRILYGPGVRSEIAFEMGQLGGKRALVITDRGVVQAGVCQMVLDAMKSSGLDCAGIFDEIVQDARIDSINQGAARYRESGADCMVVIGGGSVMDSAKAINILIGEDADDFMPLAEQAALWDSAKPLPPHIVFPTTAGTASEVTTAIVVLDPQARIKMQITHPYNADIAMLDPELTVKLPPRITAFTGMDALTHAIEGVSSTAAEPIADAAGLHAIRLIFKYLPIAVSDPDNITARGNMMIASTLAGFCFGNVMTGAVHATAHALGAHYGIPHGLANAIMLPVVMEANVTFAPERYMLIADAMGLRLSDADPVAAGLAAVEAVKALKKTIGLLETLKDFQVPDDPVKLQPTVELAASDSQIGYNPRYLEDAEILDLLRKAI; translated from the coding sequence ATGCAATATCCAGACTTGGAGTTGAATCCGTTTTTCACCTGGTCGAATCGACCGCGTATCCTCTACGGTCCCGGTGTCCGATCCGAAATCGCTTTTGAAATGGGGCAGCTCGGCGGCAAACGCGCTCTGGTGATCACCGATCGCGGCGTGGTTCAGGCAGGGGTTTGCCAGATGGTTCTGGATGCGATGAAAAGCTCCGGTCTGGATTGCGCTGGCATTTTCGATGAAATCGTTCAGGATGCCCGAATCGATTCGATCAACCAGGGCGCGGCCCGATACCGGGAATCCGGGGCCGATTGCATGGTCGTGATCGGTGGGGGAAGCGTGATGGACTCCGCCAAGGCCATCAACATCCTCATCGGTGAAGATGCCGACGATTTCATGCCGCTTGCCGAGCAGGCGGCATTGTGGGACAGCGCCAAGCCTCTTCCGCCGCACATCGTTTTCCCGACGACTGCCGGGACGGCAAGCGAAGTGACTACAGCCATCGTCGTGCTCGATCCCCAGGCCCGGATCAAGATGCAGATCACCCACCCGTACAACGCCGATATCGCGATGCTCGATCCGGAGCTCACCGTCAAGCTTCCGCCCCGCATCACCGCATTCACCGGGATGGATGCCCTGACCCACGCCATTGAAGGCGTGAGCTCTACGGCAGCCGAGCCCATCGCAGACGCTGCGGGCCTTCATGCCATCCGCCTGATTTTCAAATATCTTCCCATCGCCGTCTCCGATCCCGACAATATCACGGCTCGCGGCAACATGATGATCGCCAGCACCCTCGCCGGTTTTTGCTTCGGCAATGTCATGACCGGAGCGGTTCACGCAACCGCCCATGCCCTGGGGGCCCACTACGGGATCCCCCATGGCCTGGCCAACGCCATCATGTTGCCGGTTGTCATGGAAGCCAATGTGACATTTGCCCCGGAGCGTTACATGCTGATCGCGGATGCCATGGGGCTGCGCCTCAGCGATGCGGATCCGGTTGCGGCAGGACTTGCGGCGGTTGAGGCGGTCAAGGCGCTCAAGAAAACGATCGGGCTGCTCGAAACCCTGAAGGATTTTCAGGTGCCGGACGACCCCGTAAAACTGCAGCCAACGGTCGAATTGGCCGCATCGGATTCCCAGATCGGATACAACCCACGATACCTGGAAGATGCCGAAATTCTCGACTTGTTGAGGAAAGCGATCTGA